CGTCTTGGAAGAAATTGTGGGCGAAATTGAAGACGAGTCAGATGTGAACCCATCGACAGATATTCGCAAAATTGATGATGAGAATTATTATGTCAATGGAACTACACCGATTGACAAATTCGCCAATTACTTTAATGTTGATGTATCTTCTGATGAAGTGGATACCATCGCAGGGCTTGTGATTTACCATTTAGGTTATGTGCCGGACGATGATGAGCGTATTCAACTAAGAGCAGGCTCCTGTGTTCTAACAACGAATCATATTGAAAGTGGTCGGATTAGAGGATTACATGTACAAATTGATCCCAATTATACGATTGACACGCCTTATGACTTAACAGAAGATGTTGAATCAGCTTATCAAGAAGAAATTGAACGCATTGAAGATGCCCTTGAGGATAATGGAGATTCAGACGATTAAATGCATGAGACCGAACCGAACCTTTAAGAGATAATGAAGGGACGGTTCGGCTTTTAAATATAATCCCAATGATCCTACAATAAGCTTAGAAAGAGGATGAAGATGGCGCAAGAAGAAGGTAGAAAGTTAAATGAAATGATGGACCGGCCGATTGTGATGGCGAAAGTGGTCGATTATATGCGTGAAGCACAAGGGAAATTTCCCGGCGGGGTTGGAGAAATTCAAGCTTATGCCAACGAACGTGGCATCCCGGTTATCCCTCATGAAACGGCGAAATTTATCGATTGGCTCTTAGCAATTATTCAACCGGAGCAAATTCTAGAAATTGGTACGGCCATCGGCTTCTCAGCCAGTCTCATGGCTCAGCATTTAGCTGAAGGAGGTCATTTAACAACCATTGATCGCTATGAACAGATGTACACTCGGGCCAAAGAAAATTTCCAAAAGCAAGGTCTCGACGAACAAATTACTTTACTAGAAGGGGATGCGAAGGATATCTTGCCGACCTTGCCTGATGCGCATTATGATGTGATTTTTATGGATAGTGCTAAGGCTAAATATATTGAGTTCCTGCCGGATTGCCTACGTGTATTAAAGATGGGTGGCATTGTGATGATTGATGATATCTTCCAAGGTGGAACAGTTCTGGATGACGAAGCAGATATACCGAAACGGGTGCGTAAGATTCATCGCAAGTTGAATGAATTGTTGGATACTGTTTTAGCAGATGAAGTAAACCGCTCTGCACTTATACCACTAGGAGATGGTCTATTAGTGATACGAAAGGAAGGCGACTATGACGAAGATTAAACTGATTGCGATTGATTTAGACGGCACCTTACTCAATGATGAAACACAGGTCCCACAAGCGAATATAGCCGCGATTGAGCAAGTGATTAAGCAAGGTTACCGCATAGTGATTTGCACTGGCCGGACCTTACAAGGCGCTAAACGTTTCATTGAACAATTGAACATTGAGGCAGGCCAAGAAGAATACACCATCTTTCAGAATGGTGCCCTAACGTATCGTTTACCTGAATATGAGTGTATCCAAGTCTTCACACTTAACGCCAAGGCCAAGCAAGCAGGTTTGGCTTTCGTCAGAAAGCATCAGCTAGAGCTCGTTGCCTTTGATACAGAACACTTCTATGTGGTCGATAACCCAGAGCCGACACATTTGGTGAAAGATGATGCTGAAACGTTAGCAATGGATATGGTCTTTGTGTCTGAAGAAGAATTCTTAGCGAATGACCGCATTAACAAATTGACGTTTATTGCACCTGAGGCGAAATTAGATCAAGCTCAAGCAGCTGGTATTGCAAGCTTGGAAGAATATGGCAATCCGGTCCGGAGTCAGCCTTGGCTGATAGAGCTCTTGCCACAAGCAGTCAATAAAGGGGTTGCTTTAAAAGCCTTAGCAGCTAAATTAGGCTTTGAGGCAAGCGAAGTGATGGCCATTGGTGATCAATTGAATGACTATGAAATGTTGGAATGGGCTGAACATAGTGTGGCAATGGGCCAAGCGGTTGAACCCATTCAAAAGCTAGCTCGTTATCAGACGAAGTCAAATAATGAAGCTGGTGTAGCCTACGCCTTGGCAAACTTCATAAATTAATCTTACTTTTGTGAGCAAATGCGATAGAAAATTCATAAATGCATGCTATAATATTTATTTGAATGATGGATTTATAATTTTTTAATCAGTGAGGTGGAACATGAAGAAGACACTTATTACCGTAGGTAGTCTACTGTTAGTAATTTTAGTGGCATATGGCGCAGGGATTGGCTATTATGCAGAGAAGTTTCAAGCAAATACAGAATTTGCGACGGTTGACGTAAGTAATCTTACTTTGCCGGAAGCTCAAGCAAAAGTTGAAGAAGTTTTGTTAAATAAGGAAATTACCTTAACGGAGAATGGTCAAGAAGTTGGGAGTATCGGCTTAGCGGAATTGAATCCTACGTTTAATACGGAAGAAGCTTTAACCGTTACCTATAATTCTCAAGACCCGAATCAATGGTTAGGGAATTTCTTCCAATCCGATGAATTCAATGCAGACTTAATGTCAAATGTTGAAATTGACCAAGAAAATCTAAATCAGAAATTATCGGAATTAGGCTTAAGTAATGATCAACGTCAAGCACCTGAGAATGCACAGATTAACTATTCACAAGCAGAAGGCTACACTGTTTCAGAAGCTAAAGATGGTAATCAACTAGACATCGAGGCCTTGCGTCAATTGATCTTAGACGGTATCCAAGCAGGTGAAGAGAAGATTGAAATCAATCAAGCTTTCTTAAAGCCTGAAGTAACGTCTGATGATGAAGTGATTGGCCAGTATATGGAACAAATCGAACAAGCTAAGGACACACAGATTACCCTACAAATTCAAGGGGAAGAAGTCGTGATTCCAGCTGAAAAGATTGAAAGTTGGATATACTTCGATGCTAATAACCAAATGGTTTTTGATGAGGCAATGATTCAAGAATACGTTGGTGAGTTAAACGAGCAGTATTCAACCTTCCTACGACCACGTACTTTCCAGAGTACTTTACAAGGGGAAGTGACCGTGGAACCGGGGACACTCGGTTGGTCAATCGACCGAGAAGCAGAAGCCGCTCAAATTGCGGAAGATCTGTATAGTGGCCAAGACGTCAAACGTGAAACTGCTGTCGTGGGGACAGGTTATAACTCAGAAGGTAGTGATATCGGTAACACCTATGTTGAAATCGATATTGCCAACCAAACGATGTTTATCTACAAAGATGGCGAACAAGTATTCCAAACGCCGGTTGTAACCGGCCAAGTTGGTACGGACACCATTCCAGGTGCCTATGCGATTTGGGATAAACAAGAGAACGCAGAATTACGAGGCTATAATCCTCGTACAGAGCGTGATTATGTGCAACCAGTAGATTACTGGATGCCATTTGATGATACTGGTCAAGGTATCCATGATGCAAATTGGCAAAGTAGCTTTGGCGGAACTACTTATCAAATCAGCGGTTCGCTTGGATGTATTAATACACCACCGGAAGCCATGGCAACAGTTTTTGAATTGGTTGAAGTTGGTACACCAGTAGTTGTCTTTTAATCAAATAAGTAAGTTAAGTCTGGAAGGCTCCTTAAGTATATTGAAGTGGCCCGACAGACTTTTTTTGAATTGAGTAGTATATAATCTAACCTCTTCATCACACATTGCGACTTTGACTAATCCTTAGGAAACGCTATAATAGAAGTGTTAAGAAAGAGACAAACATATATTACATAAGGAGATCATTATGAAGAAAATACTTGTAGTAGATGATGAAAAGCCGATTTCTGACATTATTACTTTTAATTTAGAGAATGAAGGCTACGAAGTCGTCAAGGCCTTTGATGGCGAAGAAGCCTTAGAAGTATTTGAGAAGAGCAATCCTGATTTAGTTATTCTTGACGTGATGCTTCCGAAGAAAGATGGTCTGGAGGTCTGCCGGGAAATTCGTAAAGACAGTGCCGTACCCATTATTATGCTGACTGCGAAAGATTCGGAGATTGATAAGGTACTAGGCCTTGAGCTGGGTGCAGATGACTACGTTACGAAGCCTTTCTCCAATCGGGAACTGATTGCCCGAGTGAAAGCTAACTTAAGGCGCAATGCCATTCAGCAGACGGATACTGAAGAAGAGGAGTCGAGTGATATTGTCATCGGTGACTTGATTGTTCACCAGGATGCCTATATTGCTTCTAAGCGTGGGGAAGAAATCGAACTTACACACCGTGAATTTGAGTTGCTACTTTATTTAGCGCGTCATATCGGACAAGTGATGAACAGAGAACATCTATTAGAAGTGGTGTGGGGGTATGATTATTTCGGGGATGTGCGAACAGTGGACGTGACAGTACGTCGTTTGCGTGAGAAGATTGAAGATGAGCCAAGTCATCCTAACTATATTATTACCCGCCGAGGCGTAGGTTATTTCCTAAAGAATCCTGACCAGGAGTAGACTATATGAAGCGACGCTCCTTTAAGTTTTTCCAGTCAATTTATTTCAAAATACCTTTCCTCTTTATCTTTATTCTATTGATTTCCTTCCAATTTATTGGGGTCTTCTTTATTGATCAATTAGAAACACAAACGATATCGAGTTACAAAAATCAAATCAGTACGCAAACCGACTTCCTTGTCAATAATTTACGTCCGATTCTCCAAGAAACGGAGGGGAACGATGATGAACGGATTGAACGGATAAATCATACTCTTGAAACGTTCACATCAACGATGCCCACCCGTATCATTGTTATAAACTCAGATGAGACAGTGATTGCCAGTGATTCCACTGCGACGGATGCCCTTGTGGGGACGCAAGCGAGTAGTCCCGCAGCTAGAAATGTGCTCTTAACTTTAACCAGTTATTCCACGGAGATTCGTGAAGCAGAAACGGGTGACCATATTTATCATCTGGTCAAGCCTATTACAAATACACAGCAATCGCAGGCATTAGGGGCCGTTGCGATTGAAGCTAATTTGGAGCAGGCCTATGAGCAGACGAATAATACCATTGATTTATTCATTCAATCGGCCTTATTAGCAGTAGGGGTCGCCTTGGTGGTATCAATTTTCTTATCTCAAGGCTTAACCCGACCTATCGAGAATATTCGCCAACAAGCGATTCGGATTTCAGAAGGTGTCTATAATTACCCTGCAGAGATATATGGCCAAGATGAGCTAGGAGAATTAGCCATCACCATTAATGAATTAGCTGTAAAGGTTAAAGATGCCCAGGATTCCATGGAGTCAGAACGTCAGCGTTTAGACGGTATTTTGCGCCATATGACGGACGGGGTGATTGGAACAGATCAGCGGGGGAACGTGCTTTTAGTAAATAACCGGGCCTTATATTATTTAGATATTCGCCAAGATCAAGCACTCTCTCAATCTATCTTCCAATTATTAGGGGTTCAAGATGAGTATGTGATCTCAGACTTTCTGGATGGTGATAAGGAAATTCTCCTAACGCGCGATAGTCCAGGGGACGCAATGACGACTATTCTTAAAGGAGAATTTTCGGTCATCCGACGCGAGACAGGCTTTGTTACGGGCCTCGTTTGTGTTCTAACAGATGTAACGGAACAGGAGAAGACGGATCAAGAGCGTCGTAACTTCGTCTCTAATGTATCACATGAATTGCGGACCCCATTAACTAGTCTGAAAAGTTATAGTGAAGCACTAGCCGACGGGGCTTGGCAAGATCCGAATTTAGCCCCGCAGTTTATTGATGTGATTCAATCCGAAAGCAATCGGATGATTCGAATGATTGCGAATCTCCTTGATTTATCTAAAATTGATGGTGGCCAAATTAAGCTTGATAAGGATTATGTGAACTTTAAGCGGATCGTCAACCATATTCTTGATCGAGTTGAATTTACCATGGCTAGTGAAGATGCGGATAAGCATTATGAAATTAAACGCGATTTTACTAGTCGTGAGATTTATGTGGATATTGATCAAGATCGGATGACTCAGGTCATTGATAACTTACTCAATAATGCCATCAAATACTCTCCCGATGGTGGGACGATTACCGTCAGCATTCGAGATAATCATCAGAGTGTTATCTTTAGTGTGAGAGATGAAGGGATTGGTATCTCGCAAGCAGATATGGAGCATTTATTTGAACGCTTTTACCGGGTGGATAAAGCCCGCTCTCGTGAACAAGGCGGTAGTGGCCTTGGTTTAGCAATTTCCAAGGAAGTTGTTGAACTGCATGGGGGTAATATTTGGGTTGAAAGCGTTGAAGGGGAAGGCTCGGTCTTTAACTTTGAATTGCCATATACGAGTTTCGATGATATTGAGGAGGAGTGGATTTAAATGAAGCGCAGTCAAATCGTCTCCCTCCTACTATGTCTTGTGGTGATATTGAGTTTAGTGTTAACTTATTTTCTTATTTTGGATATGGATACGTTCAATGAGTGGGTTGCTCCAGATGCAGGTGAGGAGAGTGATCTGGTTACAACCGATATGACGCAATATTCATCCGGACAATTTTATACGCAAACCCAGATGACGTTTGATGATGTAGTTGCCCCAAGTAAACTTTACTATCAAGAAGATGGTCAAACATACTGGCTAATGCAACCATCCACCTTAGAAGGCATTGACATCCTCTTTAAGGCCAAGCCAATTCGTATGGATGAACTAGAGCCTGTGGAAGATTTAGAGTTTCTATTGGATTTATATCAGGAAGACTTTGTGCAAATTATCTTTCCGAGTGAACGAATCTTAAATCTCTTGTCGAGTCGTTTGAGCTTTGATGCTAGTTCAAAGATGGATGAATTGGCGATTGATCGTATGATTTTACCGACCAATAATAATCAGCAGAATAAGATTTACTTAATCAATAGCAGGGAAGATACTTATATTGAAGCAAAGCTTGCAGAAGATTTGTCAGTGAAGGATATTACAGAGCTTGTCGAGCGCAGCCGTGAAAGTTTTGTGGATGTGGATGGTTTCTGGGCCAAAGATGCCTTGGTGTATTTGCCGGATGATGAACTAGTCTTGAAATCGCATCTTTATACCTTAGAGACTATTCCCGACACAATCTTTGTCAATGACATCTTCCCTGATTCTGATTTTACGGTTTCTGAAGTAGAAGCTAATAGTGAAGGGATGGTCTACCGGACTTATCAATATACCCTTGAATTTGACCACGATAATGAACGGATGAACTTTCTGATTAACCGAATAGGCCCCGGCGAATCTAAAAGTGAAGCCAGCAAAATACGAGACAGCTATATCCCCATTAGTAGCAATGAATATTGGTCAGGCAATATTCGCCTAGATATGATTGCGAATAATACAGTGGCTTACCGCCGTTACTTGGGTGGTTTGCCAATTATTGGTGCACCCGAAGTGATTGACTACGGGGTTTCCCGTACGTATTTACGCAATGACTCCAGTGGGGAAGTCTATCGCTATCAAGTGCCACTAGTTATCTTGCAAGCTCATATTCCAGATATGAGCGAAACATATCAATTGCCAAGTGGGGTACAAATGGCTGCTTTCCTGGAAAGCCAAGGCTATTCAACGACGATGTTTGAGGATATTTTCCTGGCTTATGAATGGCAAGAAGATATGGAAGATTTTAAGAAAGCGAACCTTGTGCCAACTTGGTATGTGCAATTTAAAGATAATTATTACTCGTGGAAGCAGCTAGAGAATGGTACCTTTGAACGCGTGTGGCAAAGAGCTCAGGAATTAACGGAGGAGGGCACTTAATGGACTTTAAACGCATACAATTATTGCTCTTAATCTTCTTTCTAGTCTTTGACATTTACTTATTCCAAATGCTGTTAGCCCGTTCAGAGGTTAACTCACAAGTCACTACACAAATTGAGACAACCATTGAAGAGGATTTATCCGCTCGGAATATTCGCTACGAAGAATTATCTAAGGAAACAACTACCTTACCTTTAGTTAAAGCCAATTCTAGCGATTTACTGGTTGAAAACCTCTCCCAATTAGAAGGGCAGAATGCAAGTATTAATGATCGCGGTGAACTCATTAGTACCTTTAATGAAGCAATCCCCTTAAATATTGGCTTGGACCGGACAACAGAGACTTTGAACGAGGACCAAATCGAACAATTGCGTGCGAACTTCTTGAGTCAGCCAAGTTATTTTATTGAGGGAACGGCCTATGATAGTTTTCGTTATTTGCCCGATGAGCGAATCATTTCAATTCGCATGAATGCTTATGAAGGGCGAATGATTGCCGATGGGAGTGCAGAATTACGTTTAATACTAGACGAAAATTATAATCTTATTCAATACATTCAGACTTATCAAGATCATATCCAACCCTTATCTACGGAGCGGAATATTATCTCTGAGCGTATGGCTTTAGAGATTATCAACCAACGGGCTGACACAACCATTCCAGATAATTCAACTATAACCCGTATGCGGCAGTGTTATTATCGTAGTTCTAATTTAGAGGATTTCGATATTTATTCTCCTGCCTGGGGTATTATCTATCGCTCTGAAGACGGCCAATCCGGAACCGTTTATATCGATGCGACCCGGGGGACCCTCATTGAACATCGCAAGATGGATTTAAATATATAGATTTTTACCACAGTGAAAGCCTAGGGACTTGCTTTGACTTCTAACCTTAAAAGAAGTTGAGGCAGAGAACTTAGGTTTTTTCTTTGAGATTTGAGCGAAGCTATGAATTGGTGGTCTTTTCAGGAAATAACATCAGGGTGATTTTATTTTGGGCGAGAATATGATGTTTTTATACGTAAGGCCTACCTCTTTGGCTGATAATTTGATAAACTTGGAATACTTGATTGGAGGTGTGCAGGTGAAAGGAATATTCAATAGATTACAATGCCTTCTGGTGCTAGTTGGACTAATCTTTGGTCTTTGGGGCCAAAGCCTAAGTGTTCAGGCACAAGATGTAGCTTTTGATATTACCCGGCTGAATATTGATGGGCAAATTACTGCTGAAGGTAAAGTGCAGATGAATTTAGTGTATGATTATGACGTTTCCTTTATGAATGGTGCTTTATTTGAAGTGGATTATGGGGAGAGTCGAATCGGCAATTACCAAGCAGGTATTATTGATTCTAAGACAGAAGAATTTGTGCCTTTTGAGCAGAACTATACCGCCACGGCTGAGACGTTTAGTGTCAATGACAATGGGAGCAGTTTAGAGTTTCGCCTATATTATCCAGCCGAAGATGAGCAAGTACGTTTTGCGATTAGTTATACTTTGGATGGTTTGGTTACTAATTATTTGGATACGGCTGAATACTATCAAATGCTTGTCTCCCCTGTTGCCAGCGATGGCTATAGTGTCTCAGCTCGAATCGAGCTGCCGGGAGCCATTGAGGAGACAAATCGCTTTCGTACCTGGGCATATGGTAGTCCCAGAGGACAGATTTATCCAAGAATTGAAGGGGAGCAAGCATATATTGAGGTCGATGTACCCCAGCTGGACCCTGGTGAATTCGTGGAAGTCCGGAGTCTTTTCCCTGAAAGTTTAACTCCGAATAATACGAAATTCGTTGAAAGTGAACACTTCCAAGAAGTGGTGGAGGTGGAGCAAGCGCAAGTTGAAGCTGATCAGGCCAAGTACCAAGAACATAATCAACATCGATCGGTGGCGATCGGGCTCATGGCTTTGTTAGGTGTCTTTACTTTATTCTGGGCTTATCGCTTCTACTTTCAGGAGAAGAAACGCCAAAATCCCCATCCAGTCCATGTACCCGAACACTTATATCATTTGCCGGATGACTTAACACCAGCTGTAATGGCTAGTGCGGTACTGCGTTCGGAGGCGAATGCAGACGATTTAGTTGCGACGATTCTCGATTTAGCGCGTAAAGGCTTTATTGAACTCAAAGAAGTAGAACGTGAGGAACAAGGACGTTTAAGTCGCGGAGAGACCAAGACCATTCTTCTGTCCAAACGATCGGATGCTCCCGCTGAAGAAACCTTGATGAACCATGAGCGTTACGCTCTGCAATATCTCTTTGCAGATCAGCGAGAGGAGATTAGTTTAGAAAGCTTGGAAGCAGAATTAAAAGCCTCTTCTACCTTTGCCAAGTACCAAGAACAGCTCTGGTCCCGCTTTAAGGATTATGCAGCGATTCGTGGTCAGATGGTTCGTGGTGGCTTGAATGAAGGACGTCGTAAGTCAAAAGTTTGGGCTTGGCTGGCCTTTGTCGGTACAATTATCTTTGGTGTGATTGCGATTGCCTTAGTGCAAACTTTGTCTTTAAAAGACTTGCAAACCGAGCGTATCGTGATGATTGTGACAATTGTTGTGTGGTGCTTAGCAATCCTTGCTACAATACTCCTCATTTATTTAGCCTACCAACGACCGATTGTATCCGAGCAGGAAGATAAGATGCGCAAAGAGTGGCATGCATTTGCCAGAATGCTTGAGGATATTGGTCAATTCGATATGCGTGAAGTAGCATCCTTAGCCCTGTGGGAAGTATATCTTGTCTATGCAGTCTCTCTAGGGGTGGCAGATAAGGTACTCGAAGAAATGCGAGCGGTATATGCAGTAGAAGAATTAGAAACTCTCACATTACCAGGGGACTTCTACACCCATCCTTATCTCATTACCCATGTGATGCGCCAATCTGTTCATGAGT
This region of Suicoccus acidiformans genomic DNA includes:
- a CDS encoding YycH family regulatory protein, whose amino-acid sequence is MKRSQIVSLLLCLVVILSLVLTYFLILDMDTFNEWVAPDAGEESDLVTTDMTQYSSGQFYTQTQMTFDDVVAPSKLYYQEDGQTYWLMQPSTLEGIDILFKAKPIRMDELEPVEDLEFLLDLYQEDFVQIIFPSERILNLLSSRLSFDASSKMDELAIDRMILPTNNNQQNKIYLINSREDTYIEAKLAEDLSVKDITELVERSRESFVDVDGFWAKDALVYLPDDELVLKSHLYTLETIPDTIFVNDIFPDSDFTVSEVEANSEGMVYRTYQYTLEFDHDNERMNFLINRIGPGESKSEASKIRDSYIPISSNEYWSGNIRLDMIANNTVAYRRYLGGLPIIGAPEVIDYGVSRTYLRNDSSGEVYRYQVPLVILQAHIPDMSETYQLPSGVQMAAFLESQGYSTTMFEDIFLAYEWQEDMEDFKKANLVPTWYVQFKDNYYSWKQLENGTFERVWQRAQELTEEGT
- a CDS encoding two-component system regulatory protein YycI translates to MDFKRIQLLLLIFFLVFDIYLFQMLLARSEVNSQVTTQIETTIEEDLSARNIRYEELSKETTTLPLVKANSSDLLVENLSQLEGQNASINDRGELISTFNEAIPLNIGLDRTTETLNEDQIEQLRANFLSQPSYFIEGTAYDSFRYLPDERIISIRMNAYEGRMIADGSAELRLILDENYNLIQYIQTYQDHIQPLSTERNIISERMALEIINQRADTTIPDNSTITRMRQCYYRSSNLEDFDIYSPAWGIIYRSEDGQSGTVYIDATRGTLIEHRKMDLNI
- the yycF gene encoding response regulator YycF; amino-acid sequence: MKKILVVDDEKPISDIITFNLENEGYEVVKAFDGEEALEVFEKSNPDLVILDVMLPKKDGLEVCREIRKDSAVPIIMLTAKDSEIDKVLGLELGADDYVTKPFSNRELIARVKANLRRNAIQQTDTEEEESSDIVIGDLIVHQDAYIASKRGEEIELTHREFELLLYLARHIGQVMNREHLLEVVWGYDYFGDVRTVDVTVRRLREKIEDEPSHPNYIITRRGVGYFLKNPDQE
- the walK gene encoding cell wall metabolism sensor histidine kinase WalK codes for the protein MKRRSFKFFQSIYFKIPFLFIFILLISFQFIGVFFIDQLETQTISSYKNQISTQTDFLVNNLRPILQETEGNDDERIERINHTLETFTSTMPTRIIVINSDETVIASDSTATDALVGTQASSPAARNVLLTLTSYSTEIREAETGDHIYHLVKPITNTQQSQALGAVAIEANLEQAYEQTNNTIDLFIQSALLAVGVALVVSIFLSQGLTRPIENIRQQAIRISEGVYNYPAEIYGQDELGELAITINELAVKVKDAQDSMESERQRLDGILRHMTDGVIGTDQRGNVLLVNNRALYYLDIRQDQALSQSIFQLLGVQDEYVISDFLDGDKEILLTRDSPGDAMTTILKGEFSVIRRETGFVTGLVCVLTDVTEQEKTDQERRNFVSNVSHELRTPLTSLKSYSEALADGAWQDPNLAPQFIDVIQSESNRMIRMIANLLDLSKIDGGQIKLDKDYVNFKRIVNHILDRVEFTMASEDADKHYEIKRDFTSREIYVDIDQDRMTQVIDNLLNNAIKYSPDGGTITVSIRDNHQSVIFSVRDEGIGISQADMEHLFERFYRVDKARSREQGGSGLGLAISKEVVELHGGNIWVESVEGEGSVFNFELPYTSFDDIEEEWI
- a CDS encoding Cof-type HAD-IIB family hydrolase: MTKIKLIAIDLDGTLLNDETQVPQANIAAIEQVIKQGYRIVICTGRTLQGAKRFIEQLNIEAGQEEYTIFQNGALTYRLPEYECIQVFTLNAKAKQAGLAFVRKHQLELVAFDTEHFYVVDNPEPTHLVKDDAETLAMDMVFVSEEEFLANDRINKLTFIAPEAKLDQAQAAGIASLEEYGNPVRSQPWLIELLPQAVNKGVALKALAAKLGFEASEVMAIGDQLNDYEMLEWAEHSVAMGQAVEPIQKLARYQTKSNNEAGVAYALANFIN
- a CDS encoding L,D-transpeptidase family protein, coding for MKKTLITVGSLLLVILVAYGAGIGYYAEKFQANTEFATVDVSNLTLPEAQAKVEEVLLNKEITLTENGQEVGSIGLAELNPTFNTEEALTVTYNSQDPNQWLGNFFQSDEFNADLMSNVEIDQENLNQKLSELGLSNDQRQAPENAQINYSQAEGYTVSEAKDGNQLDIEALRQLILDGIQAGEEKIEINQAFLKPEVTSDDEVIGQYMEQIEQAKDTQITLQIQGEEVVIPAEKIESWIYFDANNQMVFDEAMIQEYVGELNEQYSTFLRPRTFQSTLQGEVTVEPGTLGWSIDREAEAAQIAEDLYSGQDVKRETAVVGTGYNSEGSDIGNTYVEIDIANQTMFIYKDGEQVFQTPVVTGQVGTDTIPGAYAIWDKQENAELRGYNPRTERDYVQPVDYWMPFDDTGQGIHDANWQSSFGGTTYQISGSLGCINTPPEAMATVFELVEVGTPVVVF
- a CDS encoding DUF2207 domain-containing protein — its product is MKGIFNRLQCLLVLVGLIFGLWGQSLSVQAQDVAFDITRLNIDGQITAEGKVQMNLVYDYDVSFMNGALFEVDYGESRIGNYQAGIIDSKTEEFVPFEQNYTATAETFSVNDNGSSLEFRLYYPAEDEQVRFAISYTLDGLVTNYLDTAEYYQMLVSPVASDGYSVSARIELPGAIEETNRFRTWAYGSPRGQIYPRIEGEQAYIEVDVPQLDPGEFVEVRSLFPESLTPNNTKFVESEHFQEVVEVEQAQVEADQAKYQEHNQHRSVAIGLMALLGVFTLFWAYRFYFQEKKRQNPHPVHVPEHLYHLPDDLTPAVMASAVLRSEANADDLVATILDLARKGFIELKEVEREEQGRLSRGETKTILLSKRSDAPAEETLMNHERYALQYLFADQREEISLESLEAELKASSTFAKYQEQLWSRFKDYAAIRGQMVRGGLNEGRRKSKVWAWLAFVGTIIFGVIAIALVQTLSLKDLQTERIVMIVTIVVWCLAILATILLIYLAYQRPIVSEQEDKMRKEWHAFARMLEDIGQFDMREVASLALWEVYLVYAVSLGVADKVLEEMRAVYAVEELETLTLPGDFYTHPYLITHVMRQSVHESVQATQPPPVVKNNGFSGSNTGGFGGGFSSGGGGASGGSSAGGF
- a CDS encoding O-methyltransferase; its protein translation is MAQEEGRKLNEMMDRPIVMAKVVDYMREAQGKFPGGVGEIQAYANERGIPVIPHETAKFIDWLLAIIQPEQILEIGTAIGFSASLMAQHLAEGGHLTTIDRYEQMYTRAKENFQKQGLDEQITLLEGDAKDILPTLPDAHYDVIFMDSAKAKYIEFLPDCLRVLKMGGIVMIDDIFQGGTVLDDEADIPKRVRKIHRKLNELLDTVLADEVNRSALIPLGDGLLVIRKEGDYDED